A region from the Halobacillus mangrovi genome encodes:
- a CDS encoding CotY/CotZ family spore coat protein, with the protein MKKNCYDGYYDESNDLVESLESSDCSPNHAQNHAQNHAPRPIPSGSNSNGNDLLNCVCSVLADIQERQDNANTPSNGCVNDFCSMVNNNPDTIPVVLTTKENTALFGFINLEDNDCEITVYFRVNNVNEDTGCVQLELLLPNEGRQIAPGNQCCVRLNQICGAGPALTLERTGQCIVVDCDCLCTIQCLDPNVVMNGNGNGGSATARRRRAATETE; encoded by the coding sequence ATGAAGAAAAACTGCTACGATGGTTACTATGACGAGAGTAACGATTTAGTAGAGAGTCTGGAAAGTTCAGACTGTTCGCCGAACCATGCACAAAACCATGCACAAAACCATGCACCAAGACCTATCCCAAGTGGAAGTAATTCTAATGGAAATGATTTACTAAATTGTGTGTGTAGTGTTTTAGCGGATATTCAAGAAAGGCAGGATAATGCAAATACTCCAAGTAATGGTTGCGTAAATGACTTTTGCAGTATGGTCAACAATAATCCTGATACCATTCCGGTTGTCTTAACAACTAAGGAGAATACAGCATTGTTCGGTTTTATTAATCTTGAAGACAATGATTGTGAAATAACAGTCTATTTCCGAGTTAACAATGTTAACGAAGACACAGGCTGTGTCCAACTTGAACTGTTGCTGCCTAATGAAGGTAGACAGATTGCTCCAGGAAACCAATGCTGTGTACGTCTAAACCAAATATGTGGTGCAGGCCCCGCATTAACACTAGAGCGTACGGGACAATGTATAGTCGTTGATTGTGATTGCTTATGTACCATTCAATGTCTTGATCCTAACGTAGTCATGAATGGAAATGGCAATGGAGGTAGCGCTACCGCACGTAGAAGACGTGCTGCTACTGAAACTGAATAA
- a CDS encoding sodium:solute symporter family protein, with product MTTVGYWFIGFALAYTFFLILISQVARRKASSGNGYFVGGRGFNTLFVTVCITGLFSGSSYIAIIELSYLQGVSAIWYGVAETVQVLIIALVLIAPFRKKALVTISGLLGDRYGEKVRGLAGAITAFTFPMWSVATALAFASALSVFTGLSLMLSVGVTALLLFVYLQFGGMWSVGLTQLSNVIVFFVMLAIGTYAFFVNPGIDGLQSLFQDKPSYASFGSVGVQTILAWFGTFLFNVILAQAAFQMALSCKTPEQGRNGLLYASLLGIPLIIGAVVFGLAAAQVVPGETQGLVAVPLYLMETLPAPLVALFFLGFWAAALSWGAPCQFSGATSLGRDVGRALNPKATDKQLVTYTKWSLLLLTVLMVGFAFLRSDQSAWWNVLAWVTRNSATFAPVVAAIFWPVVTKRAAFVSLFTGSFSGLLWYHLGGWGINEFYLNIHPVWIGMMINIITIVTVSLLDKNNAWVWNASLTGIGAYATAFALLLILVLVPGFDYLYTSGILGMVLALIVSSLFITCMSFIREKPTKSVKSLQTG from the coding sequence ATGACAACAGTCGGGTATTGGTTCATCGGTTTTGCTTTGGCGTACACATTTTTTCTTATTCTTATCAGCCAGGTGGCAAGGAGGAAAGCTTCAAGCGGAAACGGCTATTTTGTAGGCGGTCGAGGCTTTAACACTCTTTTTGTAACGGTTTGTATTACGGGACTTTTCTCAGGTTCTTCTTATATCGCTATTATAGAATTAAGTTATCTGCAGGGTGTATCGGCGATATGGTATGGGGTTGCCGAGACGGTACAAGTGCTGATTATTGCCCTAGTACTCATTGCCCCATTCAGAAAAAAGGCGCTTGTGACTATCTCTGGGCTGCTAGGGGATCGATACGGTGAAAAGGTTCGCGGATTAGCTGGTGCGATTACGGCGTTCACTTTTCCAATGTGGTCGGTAGCAACGGCCTTAGCCTTTGCATCGGCACTCTCTGTGTTTACTGGTCTTTCACTTATGTTGTCAGTCGGAGTTACCGCACTATTGTTATTTGTATACCTGCAGTTTGGTGGTATGTGGTCTGTGGGATTAACGCAGCTTAGTAATGTCATTGTATTTTTCGTTATGCTTGCAATTGGTACTTATGCCTTTTTTGTTAATCCAGGAATAGATGGACTGCAATCGTTGTTTCAGGATAAACCGAGCTACGCCTCCTTTGGGAGTGTAGGCGTGCAAACGATCCTAGCCTGGTTCGGAACCTTCCTATTTAATGTCATTCTTGCACAGGCAGCTTTTCAAATGGCGCTTTCCTGCAAGACACCTGAGCAAGGAAGGAATGGACTGCTATATGCGTCGCTGTTAGGGATTCCACTTATTATTGGGGCCGTAGTCTTCGGGCTGGCTGCCGCTCAGGTCGTTCCAGGGGAGACACAAGGGCTCGTAGCGGTTCCTCTCTATCTAATGGAAACTCTTCCGGCACCGTTGGTAGCCTTGTTTTTCTTAGGATTCTGGGCAGCGGCTTTAAGCTGGGGAGCACCTTGTCAATTTTCCGGTGCAACAAGTCTTGGTCGTGATGTAGGCCGGGCCCTTAATCCAAAAGCAACGGACAAACAACTGGTCACTTACACGAAATGGTCACTGCTATTACTGACGGTCCTGATGGTTGGCTTTGCCTTTTTAAGGTCAGATCAATCCGCGTGGTGGAATGTGTTAGCCTGGGTGACACGTAATTCTGCTACATTTGCACCCGTTGTTGCAGCGATATTCTGGCCTGTTGTCACCAAAAGGGCTGCGTTTGTTTCCTTGTTTACAGGTTCTTTCTCTGGATTGCTTTGGTACCATCTCGGAGGATGGGGCATCAACGAGTTTTACTTGAATATTCATCCGGTCTGGATAGGTATGATGATTAATATCATTACAATAGTAACTGTGAGCTTGCTGGATAAGAACAATGCCTGGGTTTGGAACGCTTCTCTAACAGGAATTGGAGCTTACGCAACAGCTTTCGCCTTGCTATTGATTCTAGTGCTCGTTCCAGGATTTGATTATCTCTATACATCAGGAATTTTAGGAATGGTTTTAGCTTTGATTGTTTCTAGCTTGTTTATCACTTGCATGAGTTTTATTCGAGAAAAACCAACAAAATCTGTAAAATCTCTTCAAACGGGATAA
- a CDS encoding alanine:cation symporter family protein: MVFVLIGSVSIISLVWKMADLFMALMKVINLVAICLVGKVAFKVLIDYEMQRKEGKESVFKPFELDIDNTEAWEEEECLKEKAVI, encoded by the coding sequence ATGGTTTTTGTATTGATAGGTTCCGTTTCTATCATAAGCCTAGTATGGAAGATGGCCGATTTATTCATGGCTCTTATGAAAGTGATCAACTTGGTAGCAATATGCCTAGTAGGTAAAGTAGCTTTCAAGGTGCTAATAGATTATGAAATGCAGCGTAAGGAAGGAAAAGAGTCTGTTTTCAAACCGTTTGAACTAGATATTGATAATACGGAAGCTTGGGAAGAGGAAGAATGTTTAAAAGAAAAAGCGGTCATATAA
- a CDS encoding CsxC family protein, with product MRKNTGCGNGHKKCPPLPSNEVAKSRSLHTDTFGVPFGDEEKTVVLQDVFIQSLTEADFYLPTYARAIKNIEKNVFLTQCKAIPVPGFPCKVKLFVEGFVHKNIQYVEEGFGNVKDFSIDIPFKAYDLVKLEKPVKFPFGTEFSVKDNVLQYRELAKDGMGADRCEFGSLTWEINNEPIECKLLAHAVNQLDIVHNFDNWGRFNKITEKMDITLVIKLTQKQQKDKKRKKPPVNSSNGYSSEETTESYPETSMDRFRRSIGR from the coding sequence ATGAGAAAAAACACTGGCTGTGGAAATGGTCACAAAAAATGTCCACCACTTCCAAGTAATGAAGTAGCAAAGTCTAGAAGCTTGCATACTGATACCTTCGGTGTCCCTTTCGGTGACGAAGAAAAGACAGTTGTCCTTCAAGATGTTTTCATTCAATCTCTTACAGAAGCAGATTTTTATCTGCCAACTTATGCAAGAGCAATTAAAAACATCGAGAAAAACGTGTTCTTAACTCAATGTAAAGCGATTCCTGTGCCTGGTTTTCCTTGTAAAGTCAAACTTTTCGTAGAAGGATTTGTACACAAAAACATTCAATATGTTGAAGAGGGTTTCGGTAATGTAAAAGATTTCAGCATTGATATTCCATTCAAAGCCTATGATCTAGTAAAACTTGAAAAACCGGTTAAATTCCCATTTGGTACTGAATTCAGTGTCAAAGACAATGTACTTCAGTACAGAGAGCTAGCAAAAGATGGCATGGGAGCCGACCGCTGTGAATTTGGTTCACTAACATGGGAAATCAATAATGAGCCGATCGAGTGCAAACTCCTTGCGCACGCCGTAAACCAGTTGGACATTGTGCACAACTTTGATAACTGGGGACGTTTTAACAAGATCACAGAAAAAATGGATATCACCCTTGTTATTAAACTAACTCAAAAACAGCAAAAAGATAAAAAACGTAAGAAACCACCGGTTAATTCTAGTAATGGATACTCTTCTGAAGAAACAACTGAATCTTATCCTGAAACGTCTATGGACAGATTCAGAAGAAGCATTGGTCGGTAA
- a CDS encoding CotY/CotZ family spore coat protein translates to MSCGSNSDGNGFLNCVCSVLADIKERQDNANTPSNGCVNDFCSMVNNNHDTIPVVLTTKANTALFGFINLEDNDCEITVYFRVNNVNEDTGCVQLELLLPSRQINTGNQCCVPLREICGTGGDLTLERTGQCIVVDCDCLCTVQCIDPNVVMNGNGNGGIAPARRRRAATETE, encoded by the coding sequence ATGAGTTGTGGAAGTAATTCTGATGGAAATGGTTTTCTAAATTGTGTGTGTAGTGTTTTAGCGGATATTAAAGAAAGGCAGGATAATGCAAATACTCCAAGTAATGGTTGCGTAAATGACTTTTGTAGTATGGTCAACAATAATCACGATACCATTCCGGTTGTCTTAACAACTAAGGCGAATACAGCATTGTTCGGTTTTATTAATCTGGAAGACAATGATTGTGAAATAACAGTCTATTTCCGAGTTAACAATGTTAATGAAGATACAGGCTGTGTCCAACTTGAACTATTGCTGCCTAGTAGACAGATTAATACAGGAAACCAATGTTGTGTACCTCTAAGGGAAATATGTGGTACAGGAGGCGATTTAACACTAGAGCGTACGGGGCAATGTATAGTCGTTGACTGTGACTGCTTATGTACAGTTCAATGCATTGATCCTAACGTAGTCATGAATGGAAATGGTAATGGAGGTATCGCTCCCGCACGTAGAAGACGTGCTGCTACTGAAACTGAATAA